From one Portunus trituberculatus isolate SZX2019 chromosome 30, ASM1759143v1, whole genome shotgun sequence genomic stretch:
- the LOC123510869 gene encoding uncharacterized protein LOC123510869 yields MATVFHNMLPQRLKRYDYSYTYEYGSLDFSAAKPSLRPQWQSLYYPLSNEVWFAVLGVTVVLPISVYLFSLKGLNAATQSMDIIEATQMVVATLLSQNLSKKLPHSNSSRSLVAAWLVFVLVIGTVYRGNLTAALTLPKYPPRTETVQQLVESFKSITMPPFGKEFINFFKQSNSTLYKTLAEKMSIVPDVITGLQRAQDIKEAHVAGRRYMEQMIARHFSLADGSARLYVGRESILPGISAWPMPHDAPYRYQMDRLMMAVIEGGIYEKWSDDMLLKTRTEARAIQRNEFLEQPNTGEDIGNALTIVHMQGPLLLLLLCLATAISIFATELFLHYRKKT; encoded by the exons ATGGCCACCGTCTTCCATAATATGTTACCTCAGCGGTTGAAGCGCTACGACTACTCTTACACGTATGAATATGGATCTCTTGATTTTAGCGCTGCTAAACCTTCCCTCAGACCACAGTGGCAAAGCCTGTACTATCCACTGTCTAACGAGGTGTGGTTTGCTGTCCTAGGCGTCACGGTTGTCTTGCCGATTTCTGTCTACttg TTTTCCTTAAAAGGACTAAATGCAGCAACCCAATCAATGGACATCATTGAGGCTACCCAGATGGTTGTCGCCACATTGCTCTCCCAAAACCTATCAAAGAAACTCCCACATTCAAATTCGAGTCGCAGTCTAGTAGCAGCGTGGTTGGTGTTCGTTCTCGTAATAGGGACAGTGTACCGGGGAAATTTAACCGCCGCACTCACCTTGCCCAAGTATCCGCCCAGAACGGAAACGGTCCAGCAGCTTGTTGAATCCTTCAAGAG CATCACGATGCCTCCGTTTGGCAAGgagtttattaatttcttcaagCAGTCGAACTCTACCTTGTATAAGACCTTAGCTGAGAAAATGTCCATCGTTCCCGACGTTATCACGGGTTTACAAAGAGCCCAAGACATCAA GGAGGCGCATGTGGCTGGTAGAAGATACATGGAGCAGATGATCGCAAGACATTTTTCTTTGGCGGATGGAAGCGCTCGTTTATATGTAGGCCGAGAAAGCATCCTCCCAGGAATCTCTGCATGGCCCATGCCTCATGACGCACCTTATAGGTATCAAATGGATCGTTTGATGATGGCCGTCATAGAG GGTGGGATCTATGAAAAATGGAGTGATGACATGCTGCTAAAAACAAGGACTGAAGCACGAGCTATTCAAAGAAATGAGTTTCTAGAGCAACCAAACACAGGGGAAGACATTGGTAACGCTCTGACTATTGTACATATGCAAGGTCCTcttttactgctgctactgtgccTTGCCACTGCTATCTCCATCTTCGCCACAGAGCTCTTCCTTCATTATAGAAAGAAGACGTAG